The following proteins come from a genomic window of Acomys russatus chromosome 17, mAcoRus1.1, whole genome shotgun sequence:
- the Smagp gene encoding small cell adhesion glycoprotein — protein sequence MTTPVFQAPETLSPQAEEASTALIAVVITVVFLTLLSVVTLIFFYLYKNKGSYVTYEPAEGEPGAIVQMESDSAKGREKEEYFI from the exons ATGACCACGCCAGTGTTTCAGGCCCCTGAGACGCTGTCCCCACAAGCTGAAGAGGCCAGCACAGCACTCATTGCAG TTGTCATCACCGTGGTGTTCCTCACTCTGCTCTCAGTGGTGACCCTCATCTTCTTTTACCTGTACAAGAACAAAGGCAGCTATGTCACCTACGAGCCTGCAGAAGGCGAGCCTGGCGCCATCGTCCAGATGGAGAGCGACTCAGCCAAgggcagggagaaagaagagtACTTCATCTGA